TTCGTAAAGATGGATCGTCTCGTCGGTGTATCCCGGCGAGGGGTAGATATACCCCTTCGGGATAAACGTCGCCGCCTTCATCCCGATCTCCTCGATGAGCTCCCGGTGGGCAGTCTCGTCCGGCGCTTCACCCTCGTCGATCGTGCCTGCCGGCGCCTCGTAGATGTACCTGCCGACGGCGAACCGGTACTGGCGGACGAGGTAGCAGAACTCGCCCTCGACCGGGAGCATCGCGACCGCTCCGCCGGGGTGGATCACGACCCGCTCCATCTCGCTGCCGTTCGGGAGAGCAACCGTCTTTTTCTCGACCGAGAGGCGCTTGCCGCGGTAAATGTCCATCCGTGTCACTCCGCGTACTCGATAGGATCGGTAAGCCCAAGCTCCTCGAACGCCGAACGGCGGTAGTGGCAGGAGTCACAGACACCGCAGGCGACGTCGTTTCTCTGGTAGCACGACCAGGTATGCTCGTAGGGTACGCCGAGTTCCAGGCCTTTTTTTATGATCCCGGCCTTCGTCATATGCACGAACGGCGTCTCGAGGCGGATCTGCGTCTCCGGCGAGGTGCCGATATCCACCGCCCGCTGGAACGCCTCGATGAACTCGGGGCGGCAGTCGGGGTAACCGGAGTAGTCGCCGACCTGGACACCGATGAAGATGGCATCGGCACGCCGCGCCTCCGCAAGGCTCGTCGCTATCGCGAGGAGGTTGCCGTTCCGGAACGGTACGTAGGTGTTCGGGATACCTTCCCGCCCCTCCTCATACTCCTCGACCGCGATGGCGGGGTCGGTGAGGCTCGAGGCGCCGATCTTTTTGAAGTGCTCGAGGCTGATCTCGACGAACTCTACAGCATCGAGGAGACGGGCGACCTCTTTCGCACACCGGCGCTCTTTGTCTTCGGTGCGCTGTCCGTAGGTGAAATGGAGGGCGACGATATCGTAGCCCATATCCTTCGCGAGGTAGGCGAGCGTCGTCGAGTCCATCCCGCCCGAGAGGAGACATACTGCTTTCATTTACTTCACTCCGATGATCTTGTGCAGCTGCAGCTGGAACCTCACCGGGAGGTTCTGGTCGAGGATATACTGGGCGACGGCGAGGTAGTCCGACCCCGCCACCGGAGAGATGAAGATCTCACCCCGGATATCGTAGTGCGAGATGACCGCCTGGGCATACCGGCAGTCGTCAAGATCCGCCACCACGAACTTGACGGAGTCGCGGGGTGTGATATCCTTCAGGAGATCGAGGTTGCTCGTCTCCCCCGAGGAGGGGCACTTGACGTCCATGCAGATAGACGCGTACTGCTGCATATCCCGGAAATCGAGTGTCCCGTTCGTCTCGATCTCCACACTGTAACCGTGAACGTCGAACTTCTCGAGGAGTTCAAGGAGCGGGGCGCGCTGCAGCAGCGGTTCGCCTCCGGTGATGCAGATCCGGGTGCCGCAGAGCCGCCAGACGAGATCCAGGATCTCGCCCGTGCTCATCTCCTCGCCCTCCGCCCAGGCGTAGGCGGTATCGCACCAGCTGCAGCGGAGGTTGCAGCCTGCGAGCCGGATGAAGATGCACGGAGCGCCCTGCCGCTTTCCCTCCCCCTGCAGGCTCTTGAATAACTCAATGACTCTCATAGATACGCTCGGCGTAGCAGCTCGTCGATTCCCAGATCCGGATCTTCGCCACCCGTGCATCGAGGTTCTGCCGCATCGCCTCGGCATCGATCTTCTCCGCCATGATATCCGCGATCCGCTCGCTCGTTGGGTCGCCGGACGTGGTGATGACCGGGTGGAACGCTTCGAGGCACGGCACCATCGGGTCGTCCTCGTTCAGGATAACCTGGTGGTCGAACGCCGAGACGACCTGCTTGATACTGTTGTAGTCAATGACGATCCCGGTGCGCTCGTCTGCCGTCCCGTCCATCCAGACCTGGACGCGCCACTGGTGCCCGTGAAGCCGGAAGCATTTCCCTGAATAGTGCATTAAGCGGTGGCTTGCTTCAAAAAAAACTTCCTTGTATATCCGGGTTTTCATCACTGATGGTTGCCCGCCAGGATATAATATTATATCAGCTTCCTTCCAACTATATACGGGAAAGATCGGCGCGCCTTGGGGGTTCCACAATATATAAATCCGCAACGCGCGTTGTTTAATACCACATTGAGAGTTGTCCCTATACAAAAATTCAAAGCATCAGAGGGTATCCGATGGGAAAAGGTAAATTTGCAGCCAGAAAAATGAAGCGCGACGCCAAGAACGGGCGCTGGCACGACACAAACTACGCACGCCGCTTGCTCGGGCTCGACATCAAGTCCGACCCCCTCGAGGGAGCACCGCAGGGACGCGGGATCGTTCTCGAGAAGGTCGGTGTCGAGGCGAAACAGCCGAACTCCGCAATCAGGAAGTGCGTCCGCGTACAGCTGATCAAGAACGGCCGACAGGTCACCGCATTCGCCGTCGGCGACGGTGCCATCAACTTCATCGACGAGCACGACGAAGTCGAGATCGAAGGGATCGGCGGCAGACTGGGACGTTCCATGGGCGATATCCCGGGTGTCCGGTTCGTCGTCACCAAGGTCAACAACGTCTGTCTCCATGAAATGGTCATCGGGCGCAAGGAGAAGCCGCGGAGGTAAATAGCATGGCAGAAGAAGGTATCGAGGCAAAACAGCTGCTCTTCAACCGCTGGGACCTCTCCGAGGTCGAGATTCACGATCCAAGTCTGGTGCGGTATGTCAACCTGCACTCCATGATCGTGCCGCACTCCTTCGGGAAGCTTGCAGGCCAGCAGTTCAACAAGAGCAATATGCTGATCGTTGAGCGCCTCATCAACAAACTGATGCAGACCGAGAACAACACCGGCAAGAAAGAACTTGTGACCCGGATCGTCAAGGACGCTTTCGAGATCGTCAACAAGAAAACCAAGAAGAACCCGGTGCAGGTCCTGGTCGACGCTGTCGCCAACACCGGACCCCGCGAGGAGAGCGTCCGCCTGAAGTACGGCGGGATCAACGTTCCGAAGTCCGTCGACACCGCCCCCCAGCGGCGTGTCGATGCCTCGCTGCGGTTCATCACGACCGGTGTCCGCCAGGCGAGCTACAAGAAGAAGAAGAGCGTGAGCGAAGCACTCGCCGACGAGCTTATCTCGGCCGCAAACGGCGACACCCGCTCCTACGCCGTCATGAAGAAGGAAGAAAAAGAGCGTATTGCGAAGGCAGCCCGCTAATTCAATCTCTATACTTTTTTAGGTGTAACACATGACCCGACGAAAGAAGATGGTAGAGAGAGTGACGGAGCTGATGGACAAACCGGAGCGTATCCGGAACATCGGTATCGTCGCCCACATCGATCACGGAAAGACAACCCTCTCGGACAACCTGCTCGCAGGCGCAGGGATGATCAGTGAGGAACTCGCAGGCAAGCAGCTCTTCATGGACTCCGACGAGGAGGAGCAGGCACGCGGTATCACCATCGACGCAAGCAACGTCTCGATGGTGCACACCTACGCCGGTCAGGAGTATCTCATTAACATGATCGATACCCCAGGCCACGTAGACTTCGGCGGCGACGTTACCCGCGCAATGCGTGCGGTGGACGGTGCCGTCGTCGTGGTGGACGCCGTCGAGGGCACCATGCCACAGACCGAGACGGTGCTTCGCCAGGCGCTCAAAGAGGGTGTCCGGCCGGTGCTCTTCATCAACAAAGTCGACCGCCTCGTCAACGAGCTGAAGGTCGACCAGCAGGAGATGCAGATCCGCCTCGGCAAAGTGATCGACAAGGTCAACAAGCTGATCAAGGGCATGAACGAGAAGATGTACAACGACGGCTGGAAGCTCGATGCCGCCAAGGGCACCGTCGCCTTCGGTTCCGCACTCTATAACTGGGCGGTCTCCGTCCCCTTCATGCAGAAGAGCGGTGTCTCGTTCAAGGATGTCTTTGAGAAGTGCAACTCGGGCGACATGAAGTGGCTCGCAAAGAACAGCCCCCTCTCCGAGGTCCTGCTCGACATGGTCGTCAAGCACCTGCCGAACCCCACCGACGCCCAGAAGCGGCGTATCCCCATCATCTGGCACGGCGACAAGGAGACGCCTGAGGGCCTGAGCATGATGAACTGCGACCCGAACGGCCCCGCCGCCCTGATGGTCACCGACATCTCCTTCGACCCCCACGCAGGCGAGGTTGCCACCGGCCGTCTCTTCTCGGGTACGCTCCGGCGCGGAACCGAGCTCTATGTGATGGGCACGGCAAAACGCGCAAACCGCCTCTCCCAGGTCGGCATCTTCATGGGTGCCGAGCGTATCGAGGTCGAGGCGCTGCCCGCAGGCAATATCGCGGCAGTGACCGGCCTCAAGGACGCTATCGTCGGGTCGACCGTCTCCACGATGATGGACATCACCCCGTTCGAGGCGCTGAAGCACTACTCCGAACCGGTCATGACCGTCGCGGTCGAGGCCAAGAACATGAAGGATCTCCCGAAGCTCGTCGAGGTGCTCCGGCAGGTCGGTAAGGAAGACCCGACGGTGCAGGTCTCGATCAACGAAGAGACCGGCGAACACCTGATCGCCGGTATGGGCGAGCTGCACCTTGAGATCATCACCGGACGTATCAAGCGTGACAAGGGTGTCGACATCATCACCTCCCCGCCGATCGTCGTCTACCGTGAGACCCCCACCCAGAAGGCAGGGCCTGTCGAAGGGAAGTCGCCGAACCGTCATAACCGGTTCTACATCGAGCTTGAGCCGATGGACCCCGCTGTCGTCGACCTTATCCTGAAGGGCGAGGTCTCGATGAACCAGCAGGTCATCGAGCGGCGTGACATCCTCGTCACCGCCGGTATGGACAAGGACGAGGCCAAGAATATCAAGGCTATCGAGGGCACCAACATGTTCATCGATATGACCAAGGGTATTCAGTACCTGAACGAGACGATGGAGCTTGTCCTCGACGGGTGGCGCGAAGCGCTCCGGGGCGGCCCGCTCGCCGACGAGCAGGTGCAGAACCTCAAGATCCGGCTGCTGGATGTCAAACTGCACGAGGACGCCATCCACCGCGGCCCGGCACAGGTCATCCCCGCCGTCAGAAGCGCGGTCAAGGCAGGTATCCTGTACGCAGGCGACTCGCTCCTTGAGCCCGTCCAGAAGATCCAGATCACCGTCCCCACCGAGCAGATGGGACCTGCCACCTCCCAGATCCAGGGACGGCGCGGACAGGTCTTCGATATGCAGAGCGAGGGGGACACGATGACGGTCATCGGAAAGGCGCCGGTCGCCGAGCTCTTCGGCTTCGCCGGAGACGTCCGTTCCGCAACCGAAGGGCGTGCAATGTGGAGCACCGAGTTTGCTGGCTTCGAGGTCGTTCCCGGCGGTATCGTCGACGAAGTCGTCAAGGGCATCCGCAAGCGCAAGGGTCTCAAGGAACAGATCCCCCGCCCCGAAGACTATCTGGCATAATCCATACGAATACCCTCTGTTTTTTCTTTTTTTGTCGCGCAGAAGACCCTAAGAGAGCCGCACGTTCTTCGAGTCCGTTTTCCCGTTCAACCGTCCGTCCGGCAGGGAAGGCCGACACGCTTATACCCGGAGAGATTGAAATCCGGTAGCGAAGCGTTCCGGCGGTTGATACCATGACCTGGAAGTTCGGCAAGATCAAGATACAGGGCGAGAAGTACAAGCACGACGTCTACATCCACGTCGACGGCAGCGTTACGAAGCGGAATAAGGATCTCTCGCGGCACCTCAAAGAGGAATACGGCCAGACACCGCTCACCGATGCCGAGCTGCACTTCCTCCGGGACGAGGAACCAGAGGTCGTTTATATCGACATCGGGTTCTGCGGACAGCTGCCGATCACCTATGGCGCAAAACGGATCCTCGACGGCTTTGACGTGATCATGATGCCGACGACGGACGATCTCAAAAAGGCACTCAAGAAGGAGAAGCGGAAGTACGCGGCCGTCATCCACGTGACGTGCTGAATGGGCTCACAGTTTTGAGGGGAGGCGGAAAGGCTCCCGCCTCCCGCAGAGAGAGCAATCTTTTTTCGAGACCACACGCACCGGAGATCTGATTCACGCGGCTCCCGGCCGCTAGGTGCTGCTGCCAGTGGGAGGTACTATCGGGTTGACGGGCTGGACAGACCCGCCCGGAAGACCGGTTCCGCCAGTGCCATCCCCCGTCCCCCTCCATGGCACGTCTTCAGGCAGATTGGTGTTCGGTGCCATCCCGGGAGGAGGGAGCATCGGGGTTTCGGGTTCGACGGAGCCCTCCGGGTTCTGATCGGGTTCGGGATCAGGTTCGGGCGGTTCTGGTTCCGGTGCAGGCCCAGGACCGGTATCAGGCGGCTTAGTATCAGGCCCTGATTCGGTATCCGGACTTGACTGCCCCCCGCCGGCCGTCGTCGGCGTGGTCGTCGCTGCCGGTGGCGCCTGTCCTCCCGTCTCCGCTGCCCGGGCATCATCGGGCAGCCAGATGAAGATGTCCCAGTTGCCGTAGCGATCGTCGTTCCAGGCGATCAGGCTCCCGGTGACGCCCGGGGCGACCTGATCCGACGCATTGGTCGTTACCTGCATCTCCTCGCCGCCGGCAAGGTCGTACATGAAGATATCCCAGTTCCCGCTCCGGTTGTCCTGCCAGACGATCCGGTCCCCGGCGATTGCGGGGCTTACCTGGTCGGCGGCATCGTCCGTTATCTGCGTCTCTTCACCGGCCGCGAGGTCGTACATGAAGATATCCCAGTTCCCGCTCCGGTTGTCCTGCCAGACGAAACGGTCGCCCTCGATCATCGACCACATCGATCGGGTCGAGACGATCTGGTTCGCGGAATCGTTCGTGATCGCCGTTTCGGTATCGTTTCCAGCGTTATAGAGATAGACGTCATAGTCCCCGTTCCGGTCGTCCGACCAGAGCACCAGGTCACCGTCGAGTGCCGAATACCATTGATCCACCGATTCGTCGGTCACCTGCCACTCCAAAGCGGCTCCGATGCCCACAATACAGAAAAAAACCACCAAAACAGTGCCAAGAAGGATATAACTCCGTAATCTCATCATTCACACCTCCTGCACCCCCGATCCGCGCATTGCCGCATGGGGGCTTAGGGAAAAAACAGACACTCCAGAGCCGCTGCCGCTCCGAACGGGATGCCTCCAGCAGGTGAGAGACCGAGTTCTGCGATCAGGCAGACGAACGGATCGGCGGGCATCACGGGGAGAGCCCCGCCAGGCGTAGAGTGTGCCGACCAGCATAAAAGTTTCCCCGGCCTACTCCATCACAGCCAGGTTCGGGGGGTGAGGAGGAAATGCCCATCCCTACACGGTGTGGTTATCCTGCCAGACAAGCAGGTCCCCATTGCTCACCGGGTTGATCTGATCTTGCAGGTTCAACGTTATCCGGGACGTGTTCTGTGTTGCATTACAAAACAGATAGACATCCCAATTCCCGCTCCGGTTCTCCTGCCACACGACACACGCATCATTACCAGAAAATGCTCCCGATTCCCCCGAGGTGTTTGCCACCTGCTGCCCCGCTTCCCCGAGGACAGCACTTCCGGTGACACAGACACAGGCGAGGAACAGGATTCCAAGAATTGCATGTTTCATATCTTCACCATCACGTTGCAAACGATCTCTCCCTGCAGGCACCGCAGAATGACGCATGCAGGACTGTAGGAGCTATGAAAAGGAACCCCGAAACAGCGAGGGTGGGAGCATCAGCCGCCAGGGAGAGGGCGAGGGTATGTTGCTTCGGATGAACCGACCGGCGGGAGAGCACTGAGTATGCGAACAATGGAGCACCTTTCCAGGCATCACCGTAGCAGCCAGACAATTATCATTATTGATATATATCCACCAGAATGCTTGCATTATGCCGCCCCGAAAAACCGGCTCCCCCCCAGACCACCCGGGTGAGGGGATCTCACGGCAAAAAAAGATATGAAACTACCGCCGGTGGCTCCACGCCACAGCGGCCAGAAGAGCGATACAGAGTGCCCCGATCGCACTGGCAACCGAGAGCGGCGCCTGCGTCGTCGGCACCGCCGTGGTTTCCACCGGCGTCTCGACGGCCGTCTCTTCCGTGGCCGTGTCGGTCGGGGTTGCGGTCATTGTCTGGACGGGCGTTGCCGGTGCCGGGGCGAAGATGATCGGATTGTTGATCACGCCGTCC
This sequence is a window from Methanoculleus taiwanensis. Protein-coding genes within it:
- a CDS encoding elongation factor EF-2, whose amino-acid sequence is MTRRKKMVERVTELMDKPERIRNIGIVAHIDHGKTTLSDNLLAGAGMISEELAGKQLFMDSDEEEQARGITIDASNVSMVHTYAGQEYLINMIDTPGHVDFGGDVTRAMRAVDGAVVVVDAVEGTMPQTETVLRQALKEGVRPVLFINKVDRLVNELKVDQQEMQIRLGKVIDKVNKLIKGMNEKMYNDGWKLDAAKGTVAFGSALYNWAVSVPFMQKSGVSFKDVFEKCNSGDMKWLAKNSPLSEVLLDMVVKHLPNPTDAQKRRIPIIWHGDKETPEGLSMMNCDPNGPAALMVTDISFDPHAGEVATGRLFSGTLRRGTELYVMGTAKRANRLSQVGIFMGAERIEVEALPAGNIAAVTGLKDAIVGSTVSTMMDITPFEALKHYSEPVMTVAVEAKNMKDLPKLVEVLRQVGKEDPTVQVSINEETGEHLIAGMGELHLEIITGRIKRDKGVDIITSPPIVVYRETPTQKAGPVEGKSPNRHNRFYIELEPMDPAVVDLILKGEVSMNQQVIERRDILVTAGMDKDEAKNIKAIEGTNMFIDMTKGIQYLNETMELVLDGWREALRGGPLADEQVQNLKIRLLDVKLHEDAIHRGPAQVIPAVRSAVKAGILYAGDSLLEPVQKIQITVPTEQMGPATSQIQGRRGQVFDMQSEGDTMTVIGKAPVAELFGFAGDVRSATEGRAMWSTEFAGFEVVPGGIVDEVVKGIRKRKGLKEQIPRPEDYLA
- a CDS encoding 30S ribosomal protein S12, with the protein product MGKGKFAARKMKRDAKNGRWHDTNYARRLLGLDIKSDPLEGAPQGRGIVLEKVGVEAKQPNSAIRKCVRVQLIKNGRQVTAFAVGDGAINFIDEHDEVEIEGIGGRLGRSMGDIPGVRFVVTKVNNVCLHEMVIGRKEKPRR
- the queC gene encoding 7-cyano-7-deazaguanine synthase QueC encodes the protein MKAVCLLSGGMDSTTLAYLAKDMGYDIVALHFTYGQRTEDKERRCAKEVARLLDAVEFVEISLEHFKKIGASSLTDPAIAVEEYEEGREGIPNTYVPFRNGNLLAIATSLAEARRADAIFIGVQVGDYSGYPDCRPEFIEAFQRAVDIGTSPETQIRLETPFVHMTKAGIIKKGLELGVPYEHTWSCYQRNDVACGVCDSCHYRRSAFEELGLTDPIEYAE
- a CDS encoding 30S ribosomal protein S7 codes for the protein MAEEGIEAKQLLFNRWDLSEVEIHDPSLVRYVNLHSMIVPHSFGKLAGQQFNKSNMLIVERLINKLMQTENNTGKKELVTRIVKDAFEIVNKKTKKNPVQVLVDAVANTGPREESVRLKYGGINVPKSVDTAPQRRVDASLRFITTGVRQASYKKKKSVSEALADELISAANGDTRSYAVMKKEEKERIAKAAR
- a CDS encoding 6-carboxytetrahydropterin synthase; amino-acid sequence: MKTRIYKEVFFEASHRLMHYSGKCFRLHGHQWRVQVWMDGTADERTGIVIDYNSIKQVVSAFDHQVILNEDDPMVPCLEAFHPVITTSGDPTSERIADIMAEKIDAEAMRQNLDARVAKIRIWESTSCYAERIYESH
- a CDS encoding NUDIX hydrolase; its protein translation is MDIYRGKRLSVEKKTVALPNGSEMERVVIHPGGAVAMLPVEGEFCYLVRQYRFAVGRYIYEAPAGTIDEGEAPDETAHRELIEEIGMKAATFIPKGYIYPSPGYTDETIHLYEARDLSLSDEYGMDDDELIEVVKVPAADVRRMIEDGEIVDAKTICLAYRCLV
- a CDS encoding 7-carboxy-7-deazaguanine synthase QueE, yielding MRVIELFKSLQGEGKRQGAPCIFIRLAGCNLRCSWCDTAYAWAEGEEMSTGEILDLVWRLCGTRICITGGEPLLQRAPLLELLEKFDVHGYSVEIETNGTLDFRDMQQYASICMDVKCPSSGETSNLDLLKDITPRDSVKFVVADLDDCRYAQAVISHYDIRGEIFISPVAGSDYLAVAQYILDQNLPVRFQLQLHKIIGVK